In Streptococcus parapneumoniae, the genomic stretch CCAAACTAAACAATGCTCCTTCTTCTGCAGTACCAAGAATTGGATTTTCAACCATTTTTTCGTTACGAATACCTACCGCAACACCACCGATACCTTTTTTAAGAAGTTTAACGGCATGGGCACCCATACGTGACGCCAATACACGGTCACGCGCAGTTGGAGAACCACCACGTTGAATATGTCCAAGTTCTGTCACACGAAGATCGGTCGTATCTCCAGCTTCTTTTAGTTTTTGAGCAAATTCATCTGCTGACATAACCCCCTCTGCCAAAACGATGATATTGTGTCTTTTACCACATTCATAGCCAGCTTTGATACTTGCTACGATATCTTCAATTTTGAAGTCTTCTTCAGGGATGATAATTTCATCAGCACCAGTTGCGATACCAGCCCAAAGAGCGATATCACCAGCGTTACGCCCCATAACTTCGATGACAAAAGTACGACGGTGACTTAATGATGTATCACGAATCTTATCGATAGCGTCCATAGCAGTCGTAACCGCTGTGTCAAAACCGATTGTGAAGTCAGTACCAACGATATCGTTATCAATTGTACCTGGAAGACCGATAGCTGGGAAACCATGCTCAGTCAAACGCATAGCACCGTGGTAAGATCCGTCACCACCGATAACAACTACACCTTCAATGCCGTGTTTTTTCAATTGCTCAATCCCTTTAAGTTGCCCTTCAAGTTGAGCGAACTCTGGGTAACGAGCTGAGTGAAGGAAAGTACCACCACGAGAAATGATGTTTCCTACTGAAGCCGCATTTAAGGGATGAATTTCACCGGCAACCATACCAGCATATCCGTCATAGATACCAAACACTTCCATTCCTTCTGAAATTGCTTGACGAACAACTGCACGGATAGCAGCGTTCATACCAGGGGCGTCTCCACCACTAGTCAAAACAGCAATACGTTTCATATTGGTTTATGCTCCTTTTTCTTTTAACATTCTTCTTGATTATACCACATTTGATTTTAAAATTCTTCTATTTTCCGTATTTTTAGCGATAAATCGTTTTCATAACGATTTCATTCAATTTCGCTTCTAATTCATTGGATTTAGCTACAAAATGATGAGGGGAAACGATTGTTTTCTGTTCTTCTTCATACCTGATGATGACTGGGATTGGGCCTTTATATTGGTCTAAAATACGTGAAATTTCTTGATCCGATTCATGATTTTTTACCTGTATCCAAAAGCGTTCAGCAACTGCTTCTCTTATTTCTTGTGCAATCATTTGCAGACGGCCATCACGTGACTGGATTTTTCCTTTTATATAGTAGAAGGCTCCCTCTTTTATTTCCTGCCCAATCTGACGATATAAGTCTGAAAAGAGAGTAACATCCAATTTTTTTTTACTATCATCTACCTGTAAGAAAGCCATGTTTTCGCCCTTTTTGGTACGAATTACTTTTATTTTCTGAACTTCAACCAAAATAATAGCGTAGCTATTTTCTGACAAATTCCCAATTGGAGTAATCGGGTAAATAGCCTTATTTGCAATAGCTTGTAGGGGATGTTTGCTGACACCTATCCCTAAAAGCTCTTGTTCCATATAGAATTTTTCTTGTTCCGTCCAATCTTCCGATTCCTGCCAACTATAAATAGTATCTCCAAACAAACTTCCTAACTCTTTTACAAATTCAAATAGATTAACTAAATTATTGAATACTTTTTGACGATTTCTTTCAAATGAATCAAAAAGACCAACTTTTACCAAAGGTTCTAGCAGAGGAAGTTTCAGATAATTCTCAGGTAATTTAGCTACAAAATCTTCAATGCTAGAATAAGGTCTATTTTCAATAATCCAAAGCGCCAAATCCTTGCTGACTCCTTTAATCGATTTCAAACCTAGATAGATAGACTTGTTCGCAATTTTATCGTGATAGGGAATGGTGTTGATGGACAGAGGCGCTACTTCAAAGCCTGCTTCAAGTGCATCTATTAAGTAATCACTGTTGGCAGAATTCAACATGACCTGATAAAAAATGGCTGGATAATGCGTTTTGAAATAAGCCAACTGGAAGGCCAAGGCTGAGTAGGCATAGGCATGTGACCTGTTAAAACCATAACCTGCAAACTTCTCCATGACATCAAAGACCTGCTCTGCTTTTTCCACAGTATGACCAGCTTCTAATGAACCTTGAATAAAGGAAGCCCTCATCTCATGCATGGCAGAGGCATCCTTTTTCCCCATAGCCCGGCGCAAAATATCAGCTTTCCCAAGACTAAATCCAGCAAAACGCTGGGCAACCTGCATAACCTGCTCCTGATAGAGCATGATACCATAGGTTGGAGCCAAAATATCCTCCAGTACTGGATCCAGAACAGTCACTTCTTCCTGCCCATGCTTTCTTGCCACAAAATTATTGATATAGTCACTAGCACCTGGTCGATTTAGAGAAGTAGTTGCTACGACATCTTCAAAACAGACTGGTTGCACACGTTTGAGCAAGCGAATGGCGCCAGGTTGTTCAAATTGAAAGATACCTTTTGTATTTCCAGAGGCAAATAAAGCTAACGTTTCTTTGTCTTCCAGATCGATTTCTTCTATTTTCAGATGAATCCCTTCTGTTTCAGCAAGCAACTCTTGCATCTTCTGGACAAAGGTCAAATTTCGTAGTCCCAGAAAGTCCATTTTCAAAAGCCCACTAGCTTCAACTCCATGAGCATCATATTGAGTCAGTGGAATTTCATCACCGTGCTTCAGAGGGATGTAGTTGGTCAAGTCTTGGTCACTGATCACAACACCAGCCGCATGGACAGAGGTTTGTCTTGGATAGCCCTCTATCTTGCAAGCAATCTCAAAGGCTTTTTGGTATTCTAACTTACTATTTATTTGCTGACGAAACTGGAGATTGCCCTCATAGGCTGATTTGAGATTATCACGAAAACTGATTTTCTTGGTAATTGCAGATAATTCATACTCTGGCACACCAAAACGTTTCAAGACATCTCGAAGAGCTTGCTTAGCTCCAAAGGTAGAAAAAGTAACGATTTGTGCAGCATGTTTACTGCCATATTTATTGCCAACATATCTGATAAAATCTGGACGATAAATATCTGGGATATCAATATCAATATCAGGCATGGTATAGCGTTCACGATTAAGAAAGCGTTCAAAAATCAGATTTTTCTCTACTGGGTCAATCCCTGTAATATCCAAGGCATAGGAAACCAAGCTACCTACTGCAGAACCCCGTCCCATTCCCATATAATAGCCATTCGAACGTCCAAAACGCAGCAAATCCCAGACAACCAAGAAATAATCGTCAAAGCCCATATCATGAATAACAGCCAATTCTTGGTCTAGTCGATCTTGATATTCTTTACTAGTCAATCCCTTCTGAGCAAGCCCAAGCTCAGCGCGTTCTCTCAACTCTTCTACTGCTGGTCTAGCTGGGTTAAAACGAGGCAGTTTCAGACTCGTATCCAAGTCGTAAGAAATGCCTGAAATCAGCTTTTCTAAATTGTCTAAGGCTTGCGGAAATCGTTCTAGGAATAATTTCTCTAAAGAACTTGCTGATATAAGGACATCTTGTCGTGAGCGCAAAGGGACTTCTCTGAGCGGTAGGTTTTCTTTAATCGCTGTTAGCACTTGCAGAACTTCTCTATCCCTACTTTCAAAGGCATTGACTCGATAAAGTGGTAAGATAGGATGATGAAATTCGCTTGTCAGTGTTTCTGGATAAACCCCAATATAATAATCATATCCTAGATTTAGCGACTCAATCTCTTCAAAATAAGGCACAATGACCGCAATATCCTCCAAATACTGGGACAGGACTGACCAAGTTTTCTCCCCCTGCATCTTGGCTGTTGAAAGCTTCATCAACTGCTGATAGCCCACACTAGATAGAGCTAAAAAGCGCAAATTCACTTCCTGCTCATCCACAAATACAATCATTTCAAGCCCTAGTAAAGGATGAATACCGTATTTTTTTGTAATCTCTAGAAAGTCGAAAGCACCGTAAAGATTATCAATATCCATCATAGCCAGATGAGTGTAGCCGTATTCTTTAGCTGCTCTCACATACTTGTCAATCGAAATGACGCTCTCCATAAAACTATAGACTGTTTTTGTATCTAGTTGTGCGATCAATTTACACTTCTCCTCTATCCTTCTCACTATATTATACCATTTTCACCTATAAAAGGCTTCTCTTGAGAAACATTTCATCAGCGTACTAATTTACTTTTTATTCATTTGTGTTTTTGTCATTATTTTTTATATTTATACTATATTATATATAAAATAGAAAACATACAATATAAATCTCCTAGAATTTTTATATTATACCCATTACGTCTATTATTACACTGTTCTCTATATTGAATTTAGCACTTTATTCATTTTTATTGGATTATTTCCTTTTGCAGTTAACAATTCCCTTTCTGCTTTTTTTTTGATATAATAACCTTAACTATCATTCTATATGGAGGTTCTATGCGTTTTAATCAATATAGTTATATCACTTTTCCAAAAGAAAATATCTTATCTGAACTAAAAAAATGTGGCTTTGATTTACAAAACACAGCCAATCCCAAGGAATTACTGGAAACTTTTTTACGTCGCTTCTTTTTCACTTATGAGAACACCGACTATCCACTCTCCTGCTTGGCTATAGACAAAGAAACTAACATATTAACTTTTTTCAAATCTGATAAAGACTTGACAGCAGATATTTTTTATACTGTTACTTTTCAACTTTTAGGCTTTTCTTATTTGGTTGACTTCGAAGACAGTGAAGCTTTTCGTAAAGAGACTGGATTTCCTATTGTATACGATGACTTGATTGAAAATCTCTATCAGTTACTCAATACTCGCACCAAAAAAGGGAATACCCTGATTGATCAACTGGTAAGCGACGGTCTTATCTCTGAGGATAATGACTATCACTACTTTAACGGCAAAAGTTTAGCAACTTTTTCCAGCCATGATGTCATTCGTGAAGTCGTTTACGTTGAGTCTCGTGTCGATACTGACCAAAAAGGTCTTCCAGACTTAGTCAAGGTCAGCATTATTCGTCCTCGTTTTGATGGAAAAATCCCTGCCATCATGACAGCCAGCCCTTATCATCAGGGAACAAATGACAAGGCAAGCGATAAGGCTCTCTACAAGATGGAGGGCGAGCTTGAGGTAAAGCCTGCTCATAAGATTGAACTAGAGGAACCTCAACTCAATCTCGTCCAACCCCAAGGCCAAGCTGAGCTTGTGTCGGAAGCTGAGGAAAAGCTAAGCCACATCAACTCTAGCTATACTCTTAATGACTATTTCCTTCCACGAGGTTTTGCCAATCTCTATGTGTCAGGTATTGGTACCAAAGACTCTACTGGTTTCATGACTAATGGAGACTACCAGCAAATCGAGGCTTATAAAAATGTCATCGATTGGCTTAATAGCCGTTGCCGTGCCTTTACTGACCACACGCGCCAACGTCAAGTCAAAGCTGACTGGTCAAACGGAAAAGTTGCCACAACTGGACTTTCCTATCTTGGAACTATGTCCAATGGGCTTGCGACTACAGGCGTCGATGGTTTAGAAGTAATCATTGCTGAGGCTGGCATTTCTTCATGGTACAACTACTACCGTGAAAACGGTCTGGTAACTAGTCCAGGCGGTTATCCCGGTGAGGACTTTGACTCCCTTGCTGAGTTAACCTATTCTCGTAATCTCTTGGCTGGCGACTATATCCGTGGCAATGAAGCTCACCAAGCTGACTTAGAAAAAGTAAAGGAACAACTAGATCGCAAGACCGGCGACTATAACCAGTTTTGGCATGATCGCAACTATCTGCTCAATGCCCATAATGTAAAAGCAGAGGTTGTCTTTACCCACGGTTCACAGGATTGGAATGTCAAACCACTTCATGTTTACCAGATGTTCCATGCCCTTCCTAATCATATAAACAAGCACCTCTTTTTCCATAATGGTGCCCATGTTTATATGAATAACTGGCAGTCCATTGATTTCCGTGAAGCCATGAATGCCTTATTGACTAAAAAATTACTGGGACAAGATACAGATTTCCAACTTCCTACTCTTATCTGGCAGGACAATACAGCTCCACAGACTTGGCTATCACTTGATAACTTCGGTGGGCAAGAAAACTTTGAAACCTTCTCACTTGGGCAAGAAGAGCAAGCTATTCAAAACCAGTACCCAGATAAGGATTTTGAGCGTTATGGTAAGACCTACCAGACCTTCAATACGGAACTCTATCAAGGGAAAGCCAATCAGATTACTATTGACCTGCCTGTGACTAAAGATCTCCACCTGAACGGTCGCGCTCAGCTTAATCTTCGTATCAAATCCAGCACAAACAAGGGGTTCTTATCTGCTCAACTACTGGAACTTGGTCAAAAGAAATACCTACAACCTTATCCAGCTATTTTAAGTGCTAAAACCATTGATAATGGACGCTACCACATGTTGGAAAATCTCTGTGAATTACCATTTAGGCCAGATGCACAACGAGTCGTGACAAAAGGCTACCTTAATTTACAAAATAGAACTGATCTACTGTTAGTAGAGGATATTACTGCAGATGAATGGATGGATGTGCAATTTGAACTGCAACCAACTATTTATAAGCTAAAAGAAGGAGATACTCTTCGTTTAGTCCTCTATACTACTGACTTTGAAATCACAATCCGTGACAATACCGACTACCACTTGACTGTCGACCTCACTCAGTCCACACTTACAATACCTTACTAAAAAAGGAGTTAAATTATTATGAATAAATCAGAACACCGACACCAACTTATACGCGCTCTTGTCGCAAAAAACAAGATTCATACACAGGCTGAATTGCAGTCCCTTCTTGCTGAGAACGACATTCAAGTGACCCAGGCAACCCTCTCACGCGACATCAAAAATATGAACCTATCAAAAGTCCGCGAAGAAGATAACGCTTATTATGTTCTTAATAATGGTTCCATCTCAAAATGGGAAAAACGTTTGGAAAACTATATGGAAGATGCCCTCATCATGTTGCGACCTATTCAGCACCAAGTCCTACTCAAAACTCTTCCTGGTCTAGCACAATCGTTCGCTACAATTATTGATGCTCTTGATTTCCAATATATTATCGCAACCCTTTGTGGTGATGATGTTTGCCTTATCATCTGTGAAGATACAGATGCTGCTCAAAAGTGCTTTGAAGAACTGAAAAAATTCGCCCCACCATTTTTCTTTGAAGAATAATAAATGACTACAACTAACAATTATGCTTTAAAAAACCTGGTAGAAAGTCTTTAACATCAGAAAACGCATAGTATCAAGTGTTGAAAACCCTTGATACTATGCGTTTTGCTTTATCCTAGGAAGATTTATACTCTTCGAAAATCTCTTCAATCCCCGTCAACATCGCCTTGCCGTAGGTATGGTTACTGACTTCGTCAGTCTTATCTACAACCTCAAAACAGTGTTTTAAGCAGCCTGCAGCTAGTTTCCTAGTTTGCTCTTTGATTTTCACTGAGTATTACTTCATTTTCTCCTGCAATTGAATTCTTGCTCGGCTTTTTGTTTTCTATTTCTTTAAAATCAAAGTAGCTCTTTTGTTAATAACTCGATCAACAAACATCGTGGTACAAGTATCTACTTTGAAATTTATCAGCCACTTAACAACTGATACTGTATTCTAGGAAAACGATGACATTCTTCCTAATAAAACTTCTCATATATAACATAAATTTCTACTCTTTTTAATTTTAAATGAGTCTCA encodes the following:
- the pfkA gene encoding 6-phosphofructokinase translates to MKRIAVLTSGGDAPGMNAAIRAVVRQAISEGMEVFGIYDGYAGMVAGEIHPLNAASVGNIISRGGTFLHSARYPEFAQLEGQLKGIEQLKKHGIEGVVVIGGDGSYHGAMRLTEHGFPAIGLPGTIDNDIVGTDFTIGFDTAVTTAMDAIDKIRDTSLSHRRTFVIEVMGRNAGDIALWAGIATGADEIIIPEEDFKIEDIVASIKAGYECGKRHNIIVLAEGVMSADEFAQKLKEAGDTTDLRVTELGHIQRGGSPTARDRVLASRMGAHAVKLLKKGIGGVAVGIRNEKMVENPILGTAEEGALFSLAADGKIIVNNPHKADLDLSQLNNCLS
- a CDS encoding DNA polymerase III subunit alpha, which translates into the protein MIAQLDTKTVYSFMESVISIDKYVRAAKEYGYTHLAMMDIDNLYGAFDFLEITKKYGIHPLLGLEMIVFVDEQEVNLRFLALSSVGYQQLMKLSTAKMQGEKTWSVLSQYLEDIAVIVPYFEEIESLNLGYDYYIGVYPETLTSEFHHPILPLYRVNAFESRDREVLQVLTAIKENLPLREVPLRSRQDVLISASSLEKLFLERFPQALDNLEKLISGISYDLDTSLKLPRFNPARPAVEELRERAELGLAQKGLTSKEYQDRLDQELAVIHDMGFDDYFLVVWDLLRFGRSNGYYMGMGRGSAVGSLVSYALDITGIDPVEKNLIFERFLNRERYTMPDIDIDIPDIYRPDFIRYVGNKYGSKHAAQIVTFSTFGAKQALRDVLKRFGVPEYELSAITKKISFRDNLKSAYEGNLQFRQQINSKLEYQKAFEIACKIEGYPRQTSVHAAGVVISDQDLTNYIPLKHGDEIPLTQYDAHGVEASGLLKMDFLGLRNLTFVQKMQELLAETEGIHLKIEEIDLEDKETLALFASGNTKGIFQFEQPGAIRLLKRVQPVCFEDVVATTSLNRPGASDYINNFVARKHGQEEVTVLDPVLEDILAPTYGIMLYQEQVMQVAQRFAGFSLGKADILRRAMGKKDASAMHEMRASFIQGSLEAGHTVEKAEQVFDVMEKFAGYGFNRSHAYAYSALAFQLAYFKTHYPAIFYQVMLNSANSDYLIDALEAGFEVAPLSINTIPYHDKIANKSIYLGLKSIKGVSKDLALWIIENRPYSSIEDFVAKLPENYLKLPLLEPLVKVGLFDSFERNRQKVFNNLVNLFEFVKELGSLFGDTIYSWQESEDWTEQEKFYMEQELLGIGVSKHPLQAIANKAIYPITPIGNLSENSYAIILVEVQKIKVIRTKKGENMAFLQVDDSKKKLDVTLFSDLYRQIGQEIKEGAFYYIKGKIQSRDGRLQMIAQEIREAVAERFWIQVKNHESDQEISRILDQYKGPIPVIIRYEEEQKTIVSPHHFVAKSNELEAKLNEIVMKTIYR
- a CDS encoding Xaa-Pro dipeptidyl-peptidase translates to MRFNQYSYITFPKENILSELKKCGFDLQNTANPKELLETFLRRFFFTYENTDYPLSCLAIDKETNILTFFKSDKDLTADIFYTVTFQLLGFSYLVDFEDSEAFRKETGFPIVYDDLIENLYQLLNTRTKKGNTLIDQLVSDGLISEDNDYHYFNGKSLATFSSHDVIREVVYVESRVDTDQKGLPDLVKVSIIRPRFDGKIPAIMTASPYHQGTNDKASDKALYKMEGELEVKPAHKIELEEPQLNLVQPQGQAELVSEAEEKLSHINSSYTLNDYFLPRGFANLYVSGIGTKDSTGFMTNGDYQQIEAYKNVIDWLNSRCRAFTDHTRQRQVKADWSNGKVATTGLSYLGTMSNGLATTGVDGLEVIIAEAGISSWYNYYRENGLVTSPGGYPGEDFDSLAELTYSRNLLAGDYIRGNEAHQADLEKVKEQLDRKTGDYNQFWHDRNYLLNAHNVKAEVVFTHGSQDWNVKPLHVYQMFHALPNHINKHLFFHNGAHVYMNNWQSIDFREAMNALLTKKLLGQDTDFQLPTLIWQDNTAPQTWLSLDNFGGQENFETFSLGQEEQAIQNQYPDKDFERYGKTYQTFNTELYQGKANQITIDLPVTKDLHLNGRAQLNLRIKSSTNKGFLSAQLLELGQKKYLQPYPAILSAKTIDNGRYHMLENLCELPFRPDAQRVVTKGYLNLQNRTDLLLVEDITADEWMDVQFELQPTIYKLKEGDTLRLVLYTTDFEITIRDNTDYHLTVDLTQSTLTIPY
- a CDS encoding arginine repressor, which codes for MNKSEHRHQLIRALVAKNKIHTQAELQSLLAENDIQVTQATLSRDIKNMNLSKVREEDNAYYVLNNGSISKWEKRLENYMEDALIMLRPIQHQVLLKTLPGLAQSFATIIDALDFQYIIATLCGDDVCLIICEDTDAAQKCFEELKKFAPPFFFEE